A window of Cyanobacteriota bacterium genomic DNA:
CAGTTCGCAAGCTGCGTCCTCAACCAGACCTATGTCGAATCGATGGCAACCAACTAATTACGGGATTAACGATTCCGCAGCACGCGATCGTCAAGGGTGATCAAACAGTACTAGAGATTGCAGCCGCTAGTATTTTGGCAAAGGTATGGCGCGATCGCTTGATCATCCGCCTTGCTGCCCGCTACCCTGATTATGACCTAGCTAGCAACAAGGGCTACGGCACAGCACGCCATCGTTATGCACTTCAACAGTTGGGAGCATCACCATTTCATCGGCGATCGTTCAAGCTCTGGTAAGGTGCAAC
This region includes:
- a CDS encoding ribonuclease HII translates to MLVAGVDEVGRGALFGPVVAAAVILPPDAEMELRMAGVTDSKQLSASKREQLVSKIRALAIAYGIGAASVAEIDQLNILQASLLAMHRAVRKLRPQPDLCRIDGNQLITGLTIPQHAIVKGDQTVLEIAAASILAKVWRDRLIIRLAARYPDYDLASNKGYGTARHRYALQQLGASPFHRRSFKLW